A single region of the Hoeflea prorocentri genome encodes:
- the grxD gene encoding Grx4 family monothiol glutaredoxin has translation MSAISEFIDNEVKGSEVVLFMKGTPGFPQCGFSGQVVQILDYLGVEYKGINVLADDDLRQGIKDYSNWPTIPQLYVKGEFVGGCDIIREMFQAEELQSHLSEKGITTKGAA, from the coding sequence ATGTCAGCCATCAGCGAATTTATTGATAATGAGGTCAAGGGCAGTGAAGTCGTTCTTTTCATGAAGGGCACACCGGGCTTCCCGCAATGCGGCTTCTCCGGGCAGGTCGTGCAGATCCTCGATTATCTCGGTGTTGAATACAAAGGCATCAACGTTCTGGCAGATGATGATCTGCGCCAGGGAATTAAGGACTATTCGAACTGGCCGACCATTCCTCAGCTCTACGTCAAGGGCGAGTTCGTCGGCGGTTGCGACATCATCCGCGAAATGTTCCAGGCCGAAGAACTCCAGAGCCATCTGAGCGAAAAAGGCATCACCACCAAGGGCGCCGCTTGA
- a CDS encoding YtoQ family protein: MRNWNVYLSGEIHTAWREQIEAGVRAADLPVAFSAPVTHHEASDDCGVSILGAEPDKFWHDKKGAKVNAIRTRTLIGDADIVVVRFGEKYRQWNAAFDAGYASALGKALIVMHGPDHQHALKEVDAAALAVVETPDQIVKILDYVINGKLAGYTG; the protein is encoded by the coding sequence ATGCGCAACTGGAACGTCTACCTGTCCGGCGAGATTCACACCGCCTGGCGTGAACAGATCGAGGCAGGTGTGAGGGCGGCCGATCTTCCGGTCGCTTTCAGCGCCCCCGTGACGCATCACGAAGCATCGGATGATTGCGGCGTATCCATACTCGGCGCCGAGCCCGACAAGTTCTGGCACGACAAAAAGGGCGCCAAGGTCAATGCGATCCGCACGCGCACGCTGATCGGCGATGCCGATATCGTGGTTGTACGGTTCGGCGAAAAATACCGGCAGTGGAACGCCGCGTTCGATGCAGGCTATGCTTCTGCCCTCGGCAAGGCGCTGATCGTCATGCACGGGCCTGACCATCAACATGCGCTCAAGGAAGTCGATGCAGCCGCCCTTGCGGTTGTTGAGACACCGGATCAGATCGTCAAAATTCTCGACTATGTCATCAACGGCAAACTCGCCGGCTACACCGGCTGA